One window of the Sebastes umbrosus isolate fSebUmb1 chromosome 1, fSebUmb1.pri, whole genome shotgun sequence genome contains the following:
- the LOC119498358 gene encoding immunoglobulin-like and fibronectin type III domain-containing protein 1 has product MFKIRKAKDEEPTAPGQVKIKIKSKVPGVMITQCVEELPEGMTTPDFTRKPIALTIQEGKTVIFRSVITGNPTPTVTWERNNGAIDEERCQMIHDKSSGEYQLQMPGVTVDQADTYKCFARNEYGKAVVTASLHVIEVGFKKSRAMQESRTAIREIPEDFKKALNKVEFEAKEEKKPEIDEKFWELLMSADKKDYEAICAKYGVTDFRRMLNKLSEKKIERQQEQEKVVERLCNLKPIAMKDDGDAEFELEMSLKDPTSKIFIFKDGVMIPFDMDTEVKHGLKQVGKKFIFSINGVDPDDAGLYQVEVDGVKIFSTDFKLPPVDFLVKIQDVKPEEREDAVFECVISQPMKKINWMGKNIPLEQGDKYDIIVSEDMLIHTLVVKDCMPLDKGIYAAVTGHVSCSAWLIVEADNDPNSHGKKKARKTTRAGGGGDDLLKIAEEQNAKVQKERGELMAKAKAEAEAAAAAAAAAAAEKAAAKAEAEAKAKAEREAKAKAKAEAKAKAKAEAKAKPKAKTEKKTKAKVKTEAKAEATDDVEEEDEEEEEEEEEEDEEDVQQEEKKEEGEAPAEVADDEEGEHVQEKRKRVREGPLVPETVIDPGVYFTGGLSDVTAIIGTDAELVCKLSSEDCDGVWYKDGKEITATDDICIVKDGTYRKLIIKNCKEDDTGKYRCEADGRKTEAALSVEDPPRINPDDLAEFRKPVIIKTGKDAVFKLPFLGREPMKIQWYNEGEELLEDTHIKIEKSSTHSRLLLTKCKRKISGEIKIKIKNECGTIEAITQLVILDKPTPPLGPVDIIESSSTCIDFKWRIPKDNGGSPITDYIMERQQIGRNSRKKLGKIGPEPKYRDTDVDHGRKYCYHIRAETDQGISEKMETDDIQAGTKAYPGAPSKPTIVSAFKDCINLAWSAPTNTGGTNILGYNVEKRKNGSNLWGLVNPPEELIREKKYAVKDVVEGLEYEFRVSAINISGAGEPSTPSEFVFARDPKKPPGKVIDLKVTESTYSTLSLSWTKPTEEEGVQDEAKGYFVELRPAEDPEWGRCNSNAIIMTSYTIMGLKSMAMYWVRVVATNEGGDGEPQELNNYIIAMPPPVRPQFTDKKMKTFIVMKAGNSARINFNFQASPMPAIKWLKDGLPVGKHVRVINTDTSSQLMIPSSERHDTGIYTIILKNLVGQETSSVEIRITDEPKPPGPVELEENVSGTVTVSWTASPDEKKDDRLHYMITKRDSVKRTWQTVADHLFNNKYTIINIMPGRQYKFRIYTRNDMGLSKPSESATWEVKKRKEIFSLNLPESKNCSFEAPPSFSVPLKMHNSPESYECYMSCAVTGNPKPYVTWYRNSISLNTNTNYYITNTCGVCSMVILKVGPKDCGDYTVIAENPLGREECSTKLVVKD; this is encoded by the exons ATGTTTAAAATACGTAAAGCAAAGGATGAGGAGCCAACTGCTCCAGGGCAGG tgaaaattaaaataaagtcaaaggtgcCTGGAGTTATGATCACCCAGTGTGTGGAAGAACTACCTGAAGGAATGACCACCCCAGATTTCACTCGGAAACCCATTGCTCTAACTATTCAAGAAG GAAAAACGGTTATCTTCAGATCAGTCATTACTGGCAACCCAACACCGACTGTGACCTGGGAGAGAAACAATGGGGCAATTGATGAAGAAAGGTGCCAAATGATCCATGATAAAAGTTCTGGTGAATACCAACTACAG ATGCCTGGTGTAACGGTGGATCAAGCTGACACCTACAAGTGTTTCGCCAGAAATGAATATGGAAAAGCGGTTGTAACTGCTTCGCTTCATGTTATTGAGG TTGGCTTTAAAAAGAGCAGAGCCATGCAAGAATCAAGAACAG CTATCCGAGAGATACCCGAGGACTTCAAAAAGGCCTTAAATAA ggtCGAGTTTGAggcaaaagaagagaaaaagccAGAAATCGATGAAAAGTTTTGGGAACTGTTGATGAGTGCAGACAAGAAAGATTATGAGGCCATCTGTGCTAAGTATGGTGTCACTGATTTTCGGCGGATGCTGAATAAACTAAGTGAGAAGAAGATTGAAAGGCAACAAGAGCAAGAAAAG GTTGTTGAAAGGCTATGCAACCTAAAGCCTATTGCAATGAAGGATGATGGAGATGCAGAGTTTGAACTTGAAATGTCCCTTAAAGACCCTACCAGCAAAATCTTCATATTCAAG GATGGAGTTATGATTCCTTTTGATATGGACACAGAGGTCAAACATGGACTGAAGCAAGTAGGAAAGAAGTTTATTTTTAGCATCAATGGTGTTGACCCAGATGATGCAGGATTATACCAAGTGGAGGTTGATGGGGTTAAGATCTTCTCGACTGACTTCAAAC TTCCACCTGTGGACTTCTTggtcaagattcaagatgtgaaaccagaggaaagagaggacgctgtgtttgagtgtgtcaTCTCGCAACCCATGAAAAAGATAAACTGGATGGGAAAGAATATCCCACTAGAGCAAGGGGATAAATATGACATCATTGTGTCGGAGGACATGCTGATTCACACATTGGTGGTGAAGGACTGCATGCCATTGGACAAAGGAATTTATGCGGCTGTGACTGGGCATGTATCCTGCAGTGCCTGGCTTATAGTGGAAG CTGACAATGATCCAAACTCGCATGGAAAGAAGAAAGCCCGCAAAACAACCAGAGCAGGTGGTGGTGGAGACGACCTTTTGAAGATTGCTGAGGAGCAAAATGCTAAggtacagaaagagagaggggagttGATGGCAAAGGCAAAGGCAGAGGCagaagctgcagctgcagcagccgcCGCGGCTGCAGCTGAGAAAGCGGCAGCCAAAGCCGAAGCCGAAGCTAAGGCTAAAGCAGAAAGAGAAGCCAAAGCTAAGGCTAAAGCTGaagctaaagctaaagctaaagcCGAAGCTAAAGCCAAGCCAAAggcaaagacagagaaaaagacaaaggcAAAGGTGAAGACAGAGGCAAAGGCAGAAGCAACCGAtgatgtggaggaagaggatgaagaagaagaggaagaagaggaggaagaggatgaagaggatgtacagcaggaagaaaaaaaggaggagggagaggctCCTGCTGAAGTTGCTGATGATGAAGAAGGAGAGCATGttcaagagaaaagaaagagagtgagagaaggcCCACTTGTCCCTGAAACAGTCATTG ACCCAGGAGTATACTTCACCGGCGGACTGTCAGATGTAACCGCAATTATTGGTACTGATGCAGAACTGGTCTGCAAGCTGAGCAGTGAGGACTGTGACGGAGTCTGGTACAAAGATGGGAAAGAG ATAACAGCTACAGACGATATCTGTATTGTTAAAGATGGGACTTATCGCAAACTAATTATCAAAAACTGCAAAGAAGATGATACTGGAAAGTACCGCTGTGAAGCTGACGGGCGTAAAACCGAGGCTGCACTTAGTGTTGAAG ATCCTCCAAGGATAAACCCTGATGACCTCGCTGAGTTCAGAAAACCTGTCATAATCAAAACTGGGAAAGACGCAGTCTTCAAGCTGCCCTTCCTTGGCCGGGAACCCATGAAGATACAGTGGTACAATGAGGGCGAAGAGCTGCTGGAGGACACCCATATCAAAATCGAGAAGTCTTCCACACACAGCCGCCTGCTGCTTACCAAGTGCAAACGCAAAATCTCAGGAGAAATTAAGATaaagattaaaaatgaatgtggaACAATTGAGGCCATCACACAGCTTGTTATATTAG acaaaccaacaccaCCCCTTGGCCCTGTGGATATCATTGAAAGTTCGTCAACTTGCATTGACTTCAAATGGAGGATTCCCAAAGACAATGGAGGTTCCCCTATCACGGACTACATCATGGAGCGCCAGCAAATTGGCCGAAACAGCCGGAAGAAATTAGGCAAGATTGGCCCAGAGCCTAAGTACAGGGACACTGATGTGGATCATGGCAGAAAGTACTGCTACCATATCAGGGCGGAAACTGATCAAGGCATCAGTGAAAAGATGGAGACCGATGATATTCAGGCAGGGACAAAGG CATACCCTGGTGCTCCTTCTAAACCAACAATTGTTAGTGCTTTCAAAGACTGTATCAATCTTGCTTGGTCTGCACCCACTAATACTGGAGGAACGAACATTTTGGGATACAACGTGGAGAAACGCAAGAATGGCAGTAATCTGTGGGGCCTTGTCAACCCACCCGAAGAGCTCATCAGAG AGAAAAAGTATGCAGTGAAGGATGTTGTTGAAGGCCTCGAATATGAGTTCCGTGTATCAGCTATCAACATTTCTGGTGCTGGAGAGCCAAGTACGCCTTCTGAATTTGTGTTTGCAAGAGATCCAAAGA AACCCCCTGGTAAAGTTATTGACCTGAAGGTGACAGAATCCACATACTCTACCTTATCGCTGAGTTGGACCAAACCCACAGAGGAGGAAGGGGTCCAAGATGAGGCCAAAGGATACTTTGTGGAGCTCAGACCAGCAGAAGACCCAGAATGGGGTCGCTGTAACTCCAATGCTATCATTATGACCTCCTATACTATCATGGGTCTGAAGTCTATGGCCATGTACTGGGTAAGAGTTGTAGCCACCAATGAAGGCGGAGACGGTGAGCCTCAAGAGTTGAACAACTACATCATCGCAATGCCTCCTCCAG TGAGACCTCAGTTcactgacaaaaaaatgaaGACCTTTATAGTGATGAAAGCTGGGAACTCCGCTCGAATCAACTTCAACTTTCAG GCTTCTCCAATGCCAGCTATCAAATGGCTCAAGGACGGCCTCCCTGTCGGCAAGCATGTGAGAGTGATCAACACGGACACGTCATCACAGTTAATGATCCCCTCATCAGAGCGCCATGACACTGGGATCTACACAATCATTCTCAAGAACCTTGTTGGTCAGGAGACTTCTAGTGTTGAGATAAGAATCACAG ATGAGCCCAAGCCTCCAGGCCCCGTGGAGCTGGAGGAGAATGTGTCGGGAACAGTGACGGTCTCCTGGACGGCCTCTCCGGATGAGAAGAAAGACGACAGGCTGCACTACATGATCACCAAGCGTGATTCTGTGAAGCGTACTTGGCAAACCGTTGCAGACCACCTCTTCAATAACAAGTACACCATCATCAATATCATGCCGGGAAGGCAGTATAAGTTCCGGATCTACACCAGGAATGACATGGGGCTTTCCAAACCCTCTGAGTCTGCGACCTGGGaagtgaagaaaagaaaag AAATATTTTCTTTGAACCTTCCTGAATCTAAAAACTGCAGCTTTGAGGCGCCTCCCTCGTTCTCTGTTCCGCTAAAAATGCACAACAGTCCAGAGAGCTACGAGTGCTACATGAGTTGTGCAGTGACAGGAAACCCCAAACCCTATGTTACCTGGTATAGAAATAGCATCAGCCTCAACACCAACACTAACTACTACATCACTAACACATGCGGCGTCTGCTCCATGGTGATACTCAAAGTTGGGCCCAAGGACTGCGGGGATTACACAGTCATTGCAGAAAACCCTCTGGGCAGAGAGGAGTGTTCCACTAAACTTGTTGTTAAAG ATTAG